One stretch of Balneolaceae bacterium DNA includes these proteins:
- a CDS encoding acetyl-CoA C-acyltransferase, translating to MKEAVIVAAARTPTGKANKGSLRFVHPDRLGALVIKSLLQRVPSLQPEDVDDVLLGCAFPEASQGLNMARQCALFGGLPPSVPAATVNRFCSSGLQTIAQAAERIQAGAAHVIIAGGVESMSKVPMGGHVVEPDPDLVENYPEIYISMGLTAENVAEKYGVGREDQDAFAYRSHRRAIEAWDEGRFEEQIVPVKVSEKGVTAGGETEEHSYTFDTDEGPRRDTSPEILAKLSPAFKQGGTVTAGNTSQMNDAAAAVVVMSREKAEELELQPMARYRGFAVAGVPPEIMGIGPVEAVPKVLKQAGMELGDIDLVELNEAFASQSLAVIRELGMDEDIVNVNGGAIAMGHPLGCTGAKLTTQILYEMKRRGSELGMVTMCVGGGMGAAGIFENLEGF from the coding sequence ATGAAAGAAGCTGTTATTGTTGCCGCCGCGCGAACGCCCACGGGAAAAGCCAACAAGGGATCGCTGCGTTTTGTGCACCCCGACAGGCTCGGGGCATTGGTAATAAAGTCCCTGCTGCAGCGGGTGCCTTCCCTCCAGCCCGAGGATGTGGACGATGTGCTCCTGGGTTGCGCCTTCCCGGAAGCCTCCCAGGGACTCAACATGGCCCGGCAGTGTGCCTTGTTTGGGGGACTTCCGCCCTCTGTGCCGGCTGCTACCGTAAACCGCTTCTGCTCATCAGGGCTGCAAACCATCGCCCAGGCCGCCGAGCGCATTCAGGCCGGCGCCGCCCATGTAATCATCGCCGGCGGGGTGGAATCCATGTCGAAGGTGCCCATGGGGGGACATGTGGTGGAGCCTGATCCCGATCTGGTGGAAAACTACCCGGAGATCTACATCAGCATGGGTCTTACGGCCGAAAATGTGGCTGAGAAGTACGGGGTGGGCAGGGAGGACCAGGACGCTTTCGCCTACCGCAGTCACCGTCGTGCCATCGAAGCGTGGGACGAGGGCCGTTTTGAGGAACAGATCGTACCGGTGAAGGTAAGCGAAAAAGGCGTCACCGCGGGCGGCGAGACAGAGGAGCACAGCTATACCTTTGATACCGACGAGGGGCCGCGCCGCGATACCTCTCCCGAGATCCTGGCCAAACTGAGCCCGGCCTTCAAGCAGGGTGGGACCGTAACCGCGGGCAACACCTCCCAGATGAACGACGCCGCTGCGGCCGTGGTGGTGATGAGCCGTGAAAAGGCCGAGGAGCTGGAACTGCAGCCCATGGCCCGCTACCGGGGATTTGCCGTGGCGGGCGTGCCCCCCGAGATCATGGGTATCGGTCCGGTGGAGGCTGTTCCGAAGGTATTGAAACAGGCCGGCATGGAGCTGGGCGACATCGACCTGGTCGAACTCAACGAGGCCTTCGCCTCGCAGTCGCTGGCCGTGATTCGCGAGCTGGGCATGGACGAGGATATCGTCAACGTCAACGGCGGTGCCATTGCGATGGGACACCCTCTCGGATGCACAGGCGCCAAGCTTACCACGCAGATTCTCTACGAGATGAAACGCCGCGGATCGGAGCTGGGCATGGTGACCATGTGCGTGGGAGGAGGCATGGGCGCCGCCGGCATCTTCGAAAACCTTGAAGGATTTTAA
- a CDS encoding 3-hydroxyacyl-CoA dehydrogenase/enoyl-CoA hydratase family protein codes for MPDKSNSIQKVVVLGSGTMGSQIAAHCVNAGLQVTLLDLKEEGDRPSRRAEENIEKLTESSPAPLALPELASRITPGNFEDHLDGALAEADWICEAIIEKMDVKRQMMARIQKHRRPGSIVSSNTSGLPIAEIGSECSDELQAHFLGTHFFNPPRYMKLLELIPTGQTDPEVTARMKRFCERTLGKGVVVCRDTPNFIANRIGIFSMASVMPRFFDGDFRAEEIDYLLGTLTGYSKAAIFRTADMSGLDVISHVCENLYPAVPDDERREVFKLPEAFGRMVEEGHMGNKAGKGFYKKVRTDGGKEYRVVDPDTLDYESQTDPQFKEADQARKKASSAAERLRLLVSEEGRVGDFLWETQADQMLYAARRMPEIADSPADIDRAMKWGFNWELGPFERWDAIGVREAAERMEKDGREVPDSITRMLDIGRETFYDRKEGTVWNLAIGEAEPLQPPAEGSLRVADLRREGRAVWEDEHAALYDMGEGIALFEFRTRKQTLGFGLIQALQKACDTVREAFDGLVIGHDGDNFTYGANLMEAAQAWKSGEKERVREAARRFQETAVGLRYQPFPVVAAPFGRTLGGGVEFILHADRIVAHHELYAGMVEAGVGLLPAGGGTKEMLRRTMERVLEDEQTDPLPYIREIFKTLGMAKVSDSAAKAREMGFLHDADTMVMNRDLLLIQARAEARRLADRGYRPPAPPKIPVQGRKGLASLKLMLYMMHEGGWITDYDRVVGEKIAEVLSGGDLSEPQEVPEQYLLRLEREAFMELLEDERTMARIEHMLETGKPLRN; via the coding sequence ATGCCAGACAAGAGCAATTCCATTCAGAAGGTCGTAGTACTCGGATCGGGAACCATGGGCAGCCAGATTGCCGCCCACTGCGTCAACGCAGGCCTGCAGGTCACCTTATTGGACCTGAAGGAGGAGGGCGACCGGCCCAGCCGCCGCGCCGAGGAGAACATCGAAAAACTCACCGAAAGCAGCCCGGCTCCGCTGGCGCTGCCGGAGCTTGCAAGCCGCATTACCCCGGGCAATTTCGAGGATCATCTTGACGGGGCCCTGGCGGAGGCCGACTGGATCTGCGAGGCCATCATCGAGAAGATGGATGTGAAGCGGCAGATGATGGCGCGCATCCAGAAGCACCGGCGTCCCGGCAGCATCGTCAGTTCCAACACCTCCGGGCTGCCCATTGCGGAGATCGGCTCCGAATGCTCCGACGAGCTGCAGGCGCACTTTCTGGGCACCCATTTTTTCAATCCGCCGCGTTACATGAAGCTCCTGGAGCTCATCCCCACCGGGCAGACCGACCCGGAGGTGACGGCGCGCATGAAGCGCTTCTGCGAACGCACCCTGGGGAAAGGCGTGGTGGTGTGCCGCGATACGCCCAATTTTATCGCCAACCGCATCGGCATCTTCTCCATGGCCAGCGTGATGCCCCGGTTCTTTGACGGGGACTTCCGCGCCGAGGAGATCGACTATCTTCTGGGCACCCTCACCGGCTATTCCAAGGCGGCTATTTTCCGCACGGCCGACATGTCTGGACTGGACGTGATAAGCCACGTCTGCGAGAACCTCTACCCGGCCGTACCGGACGACGAACGACGGGAGGTCTTCAAGCTTCCCGAAGCCTTCGGGCGCATGGTTGAAGAGGGCCATATGGGCAACAAGGCCGGCAAGGGCTTCTACAAAAAAGTACGCACCGACGGCGGCAAGGAGTACCGGGTCGTCGATCCGGACACGCTGGACTACGAATCTCAGACCGATCCGCAATTTAAGGAAGCCGACCAGGCCCGCAAGAAGGCCTCCTCGGCGGCCGAGCGCCTGCGCCTGCTGGTAAGCGAAGAGGGCAGGGTGGGGGATTTCCTCTGGGAGACCCAGGCGGACCAGATGCTCTACGCCGCGCGGCGCATGCCGGAGATCGCCGATTCGCCCGCCGACATCGACCGCGCCATGAAGTGGGGCTTCAACTGGGAGCTGGGTCCCTTCGAAAGGTGGGACGCCATCGGGGTTCGCGAGGCCGCCGAACGCATGGAAAAGGATGGACGCGAGGTGCCCGATAGCATCACCCGCATGCTCGACATCGGACGCGAGACCTTCTACGACCGCAAGGAGGGCACCGTCTGGAACCTGGCCATCGGGGAGGCAGAACCGTTGCAGCCGCCTGCCGAAGGCTCCCTGCGCGTGGCCGACCTTCGACGGGAAGGCCGCGCGGTGTGGGAGGACGAGCACGCCGCACTCTATGACATGGGTGAGGGCATCGCCCTCTTCGAGTTCCGCACGCGCAAGCAGACGCTTGGATTTGGATTGATTCAGGCCCTGCAGAAGGCCTGCGATACGGTGCGGGAAGCTTTTGACGGGCTGGTCATTGGACACGACGGTGACAACTTCACCTACGGGGCCAACCTGATGGAGGCTGCACAGGCCTGGAAGTCGGGCGAGAAGGAGCGCGTCCGCGAGGCGGCCCGGCGCTTCCAGGAGACCGCTGTGGGACTGCGTTACCAACCCTTTCCGGTGGTGGCGGCGCCCTTCGGTCGCACCCTGGGCGGGGGTGTGGAGTTTATCCTTCATGCCGACCGCATCGTGGCCCACCACGAGCTCTACGCGGGCATGGTGGAGGCGGGCGTGGGACTGCTTCCCGCCGGGGGCGGCACCAAGGAGATGCTGCGCCGCACCATGGAGCGGGTTCTTGAGGACGAGCAGACCGACCCGCTGCCCTACATCCGCGAAATTTTCAAAACCCTGGGCATGGCCAAGGTCTCCGACAGCGCCGCCAAAGCGCGCGAGATGGGCTTCCTGCATGATGCCGATACGATGGTTATGAACCGCGACCTTCTGCTGATCCAGGCCCGCGCCGAAGCCCGTCGCCTGGCCGACCGCGGTTACCGTCCCCCGGCCCCGCCGAAGATCCCCGTGCAGGGGCGCAAGGGACTGGCAAGTCTCAAACTGATGCTCTACATGATGCATGAAGGGGGTTGGATCACCGACTATGACCGGGTGGTGGGTGAGAAGATTGCAGAGGTGCTGAGCGGGGGAGACCTGAGCGAACCGCAGGAGGTACCCGAGCAGTACCTGCTCCGCCTGGAGCGGGAGGCCTTCATGGAACTGCTGGAGGATGAACGTACCATGGCCCGCATTGAGCACATGCTGGAAACGGGCAAGCCCCTTCGAAACTAA